A genomic window from Halorubrum trapanicum includes:
- a CDS encoding molybdopterin-synthase adenylyltransferase MoeB, translated as MSLSLDATQLDRYSRHVILDDVGPEGQKRLLDARVLVVGAGGLGAPAIQYLAAAGVGTIGIVDDDVVERSNLQRQVIHGDGDVGRKKVDSAAEFVADLNPDVDVERHELRLDAGNARELIADHDVVVDCSDNFATRYVVNDAARIEGVPVSHGAIYKFEGQVTTLSPDGPCYRCLFPEPPEPGTVPDCASTGVLGVLPGTVGCLQATEAVKVIMDVGEPLVGRMLFYDAMDLSFETVPYARNPDCPVCGDDGIDSIDGIDYAAGCQIDAA; from the coding sequence ATGAGCCTCTCGCTCGACGCGACCCAGCTCGACCGCTACTCTCGACACGTCATCCTCGACGACGTCGGCCCGGAGGGGCAAAAGCGGCTGCTCGACGCCCGCGTCCTCGTCGTCGGCGCGGGCGGGCTCGGCGCGCCGGCGATCCAGTACCTCGCGGCCGCGGGCGTCGGGACGATCGGGATCGTCGACGACGACGTCGTCGAGCGGTCGAACCTCCAGCGGCAGGTGATCCACGGCGACGGCGACGTGGGTCGCAAGAAGGTCGACTCGGCGGCGGAGTTCGTCGCCGACCTCAACCCCGACGTCGACGTCGAGCGCCACGAGCTGCGCCTCGACGCGGGCAACGCCCGCGAGCTGATCGCAGATCACGACGTCGTCGTCGACTGCTCGGACAACTTCGCCACCCGCTACGTGGTGAACGACGCCGCCCGGATCGAGGGGGTTCCGGTCTCGCACGGCGCGATCTACAAGTTCGAGGGGCAGGTGACGACGCTCTCGCCCGACGGCCCCTGCTACCGCTGTCTGTTCCCCGAGCCGCCCGAGCCGGGGACGGTACCGGACTGCGCCAGCACGGGCGTCCTCGGCGTCCTCCCCGGGACGGTCGGCTGCCTCCAGGCGACGGAGGCGGTGAAGGTGATCATGGACGTGGGCGAGCCGCTCGTCGGGCGGATGCTGTTCTACGACGCGATGGACCTCTCGTTCGAGACGGTGCCGTACGCGCGCAACCCCGACTGCCCGGTGTGCGGCGACGACGGAATCGACAGCATCGACGGGATCGACTACGCGGCCGGCTGCCAGATCGACGCGGCCTGA
- a CDS encoding zinc ribbon domain-containing protein, translated as MTGDQLLPLAAIFAGVAALNLAVTWLLVRRNRDPAELFGSVATRSSDGDGEGADVGPTLALDGDSDADPTGEAGDGGGGDDPPPLDADGETVVCRHCGAENRAGYQYCRWCVRSGFVDEDAGVTAGSAMADRPL; from the coding sequence ATGACGGGTGATCAGCTCCTCCCGCTCGCCGCGATCTTCGCCGGCGTGGCCGCGCTCAACCTCGCGGTGACGTGGCTGCTCGTCCGGCGGAACCGCGACCCCGCGGAGCTGTTCGGCTCGGTCGCGACCCGGTCGTCGGACGGCGACGGCGAGGGCGCCGATGTCGGGCCGACGCTCGCGCTCGACGGCGACTCGGACGCCGATCCGACTGGCGAGGCGGGCGACGGAGGCGGTGGGGACGACCCCCCGCCGCTCGACGCCGACGGGGAGACCGTCGTCTGCCGCCACTGCGGCGCCGAAAACCGGGCGGGATATCAGTACTGCCGGTGGTGCGTCCGGTCGGGGTTCGTCGACGAGGACGCCGGCGTCACCGCGGGGAGCGCGATGGCCGACCGGCCGCTGTGA
- a CDS encoding Rid family detoxifying hydrolase — protein MKETIHTDDAPAAVGAYSQATTDGDLVFTAGQIPLTPAGDLLDDAPIADQTEQALDNLLAVLEEAGAGAEDVLKTTVFMADIDDFDEMNETYADYFDESPPARSAVEAGALPKGAGVEIEAVAVVE, from the coding sequence ATGAAAGAGACCATTCACACGGACGACGCCCCGGCGGCGGTGGGCGCGTACAGCCAGGCGACGACCGACGGCGACCTCGTCTTCACGGCCGGGCAGATTCCGCTGACGCCCGCGGGCGACCTGCTCGACGACGCGCCGATCGCGGACCAGACGGAGCAGGCGCTCGACAACCTCCTCGCGGTGCTGGAGGAGGCGGGCGCCGGGGCCGAGGACGTGCTGAAGACGACGGTGTTCATGGCCGACATCGACGACTTCGACGAGATGAACGAGACGTACGCCGACTACTTCGACGAGTCCCCGCCGGCCCGCTCCGCGGTCGAGGCGGGCGCGCTCCCGAAGGGGGCCGGCGTCGAGATCGAGGCGGTCGCCGTCGTCGAGTAG